The following proteins are co-located in the Chaetodon trifascialis isolate fChaTrf1 chromosome 14, fChaTrf1.hap1, whole genome shotgun sequence genome:
- the cldn11a gene encoding claudin-11a, with protein MANSCLQLSGFLISCLGWLGIVIATSTNDWVNMCKYGLNTCKKMDELGAKGPWADCVISTGLYHCVSLTQILDLPAYIQTTRALMITGSILGLPAVGMLLMSMPCISLGNEPQSSKNKRTILGGVLILIVALCGTVSTVWFPIGAHQEHGLMSFGFSLYTGWVGTIFSLLGGSILTCCSSESSSSSRSYQDNNRFYYSKQGGGNPPAASSTNHAKSAHV; from the exons ATGGCGAACTCGTGTCTTCAGCTGAGCGGCTTTCTCATCAGCTGCCTCGGCTGGCTGGGCATCGTGATCGCGACATCCACCAATGACTGGGTGAATATGTGTAAATACGGTTTGAACACCTGCAagaagatggatgagctgggaGCCAAGGGACCCTGGGCGGACTGTGTCATCTCCACAGGACTGTACCACTGCGTCTCCCTGACGCAGATCCTGGACCTGCCAG CCTACATCCAGACGACTCGCGCCCTGATGATCACAGGTTCAATCCTGGGTCTCCCAGCGGTGGGAATGCTCCTCATGTCCATGCCCTGCATCAGCCTTGGCAATGAACCCCAGAGCTCCAAGAACAAACGCACCATCCTGGGAGGAGTTCTTATCCTCATAGTCG CGCTGTGTGGCACAGTTTCTACGGTCTGGTTTCCCATCGGCGCTCACCAGGAGCACGGCCTCATGTCGTTCGGCTTCTCCCTCTACACCGGATGGGTGGGCACCATCTTCTCCCTGCTGGGCGGCTCCATTCTCACCTGTTGCTCCTCagagtcctcctcctcatctcgcTCCTACCAGGACAACAATCGCTTCTACTATTCCAAACAGGGAGGCGGCAACCCgccagcagcctcctccaccAATCACGCCAAGAGCGCCCACGTCTGA